TTCCTTTAACAGGTATTAGGAAAACTACTGCAGAGCGTGTTGCTTCCAGTTTTCAAACTGCACCTCACAGCTTCATTATTATGGATGTTGATATGACGGAAGCTGTAAAACTACGAGAAAAGACTCAAGCTTCTTACACAGCGATACTGGTTTATGCAGTAGCAAGGGCTTTACGTGGACAGCCAATGGTAAACTCCACGCTGATGGAAGGAAAAATTCAGGTTTATGATGACATCAACATAGGTATAGCTGTTTCCACTGAGAAAGGGTTAGTTGTTCCAGTTATGCGGAATGCGGATAAAAAACAGCTTGCCCAAATATCTTCCGAGTTAGGAAAATTGGCTGAGAAAGCAAGAGAAGGTAGGATGTCAAAGGAACAATTAACTGGTGGAACCTTCACAGTAACAAATCTTGGGATGTATGGTGTGAACACTTTTTTGCCAATAATCAACCCTCCTGAAGCTGCAATACTTGCGGCTGGTTGTACGATGGAGAAACCGGTTGTCGCAAATAAGGGGATTACAGTCAAGCCCGTAATGACACTTACGCTTGCATATGACCACCGAATAATAGACGGTGCACCTGCATCGATATTTTTGAGAAAAGTAAAAGAGATAATTGAAATGGGAAATTGAAGTAAGGCACTACTGATTGAGACATCGAAAAATAACTTAGTGCTCTATTTTTGTGTTCAGGTTTAGATAGAAGAAGAAACCTCTCTCTTGGAAAAATTTTAAGTGCATCACAGCCTTTCTCAAACCCTAGTGACATCTTATGAAAGCCATCACGTACTACAGCCTCGACAACATACTAATCGAAGACACATCCATACCCAAAATTGGCGCCCAAGAAGCTCTAGTAGAGATGAAGGCATGCGGAGTATGCGGCTCCGACCTGATGGAATGGTACCTAAAAACACGTGTACCCCTAGTGCTCGGACACGAGCCATCAGGCGTAATAGCTAAAGTTGGCAGCAAGGTAGAAGGATTCGAGGCAGGTGACAGAGTTTTCACCCACCACCATGTCGCATGTTTAACCTGCCACTACTGCAGACGCGGAGCTTACACCTTATGCGAACAGTTCGCTAAAACTCATCTGGACCCAGGTGGCTTCGCGGAATACTTCAAAGTCCCAGCGCCAAACCTTCAAGTAGACACGGTAAAAATCCCCCACGAACTCTCCTTCGAAGAAGCAACCCTCATCGAACCAGTGGGATGTTGTATACGTGCCCTAAATAAATGTGGCATCCAAGCGTCAGATTCGGCTGTAGTTGTGGGAGCTGGACCTTCAGGAATCATTTTTGCGATGCTCCTACGAATTTTCGGTGCAAGCCAAGTTATAGCTACGGATTTTGTCGATTATAGACTGAAGGCAGCTAAGCGTTTAGGTGCAGATTTAACGGTCAACCCGGAAGCCGAAAGCCTTATGGATGTAGTCAAGAAAGCGACTGACGGACATGGCGCAGATGTAGTAGTTGTCACTGCACCTAACGTCAATGCCTATCTTGCCGGGATAGAACTGTGCCGCAAAGGAGGAACGCTATGCATTTTTGCGCCCACACAGCCAGAAGATTTTATGCGGTTAAGTCTGAACAAACTGTTCTTCTCCGAAATTAAGCTGGTGCCATCTTACTCAACATCACACATAGAGACCAGAATCGCCCTAAAACTCATTCAAACAAAAAGAATCGACGCAAAAAAGCTAATAACACATAGATTTCCGTTAAGCAAAACCGCAGAGGCGTTTCAAATAGCAGCTAGAAGCAAAGAATGCATAAAAGTTGTGGTGTTGAATGAGCGGTGAGAAAATGAAAGCAGCGATGCTGTTTGGCGTAAAGGATCTTCGAGTCGAAGATGTCGAAAGGCCGAAGATAGGCGCTGGAGAAGTTCTAGTCAAGATTGAAACCGCAACAACTTGCGGTACAGATTTGAAGATTTTTCAGAGAGGATACGTGGAGAAAGTAATTACGTTGCCAACAATTTTTGGGCATGAATGGGCTGGCAATGTTGTAGAGATTAGTGAAGGTGTAACGTGGCCTAAAGAGGGCATGCGGATTCGAGCGGGAAACAGTGCTCCTTGTCTGCGGTGTAAGATGTGCCAGAAGGGAAGATATAACTTGTGCGAAGATATGCTTTGGCTCTGGGGTGCCTACGCCGAATATATTCGAGTTCCAGCTCGCACAATTTTGGTCAATACGCAGGAAATTCCCCCTCACGTCACTTATGAAGAAGCTGCGATAACCGAGCCTTTGGCTTGTGTTCTCCATGGTGCTGAAGAAGCCGGTATAAAGCTTGGCGACACTGTAGCGATAATTGGCGCAGGACCAATCGGTCTTCTCCATCTACTTACTGCTAAGAAACTCGGTGCAGAAAGGATAATCATAAGCGATTTGCTCGAAGAAAGACTTGAGTTTGCTAGAAAACTTGGAGCAAGCGAAACAATAAACGCCAAAACTGAAGATACTGTGGAGAGAGTCAAGCAACTAACAAACGGTTACGGTGCAAATGTAGTAGTAGAAGCTATAGGTTTGCCCGGTACGTGGGAGCAAGCATTGAAAATGGTGTGTAAAGGCGGTACCGTGCTTGAATTTGGCGGTTGCCTACCTGGAACCGAAATTAGGATGAGTACTGAGTTGTTGCATTATGGAGAAGTAACTGTGAGGGGAGCCTTCCACGCAACCCCTATCCATTTTAAGAAAGCGTTGAACCTTATAGCGTCTGGAACATTAAATGTAAAGCCGCTCATCACTAGGCGAATGCCATTGGAAGAAATTCGAGAAGCATTTTGGGGTCTCGCCACGTTAAAAGCTGACGTAAAAATTGCTATAATCCCCTGAGAACCTTAAGTGATAGGGTCTTTCAAAATTTACTGTGTGCCACAGTCCCAGTCATCAAATAGTGAACATGGTTTTTTCACGACACAAAGAGTTTAAATGCTAAGTTTTGCGTATGCTTTTGTTATTGCGAGGCCGCAGAAGTATGGTAAAATACATTTTCATCACTGGCGGCGTGCTTTCTTCCGTAGGTAAAGGCATTGTCACATCCTCGGCAGGGAAGATGCTGCAAACCAGAGGCGTCAAAGTCACAGCTATTAAGGTTGATCCATACGTGAACGTTGACGCAGGCACCATGAATCCATATATGCACGGCGAAGTCTACGTCACAGATGATGGGGGAGAAACCGACCTCGATTTAGGCTGGTACGAAAGATTCTTAGATTTAAACCTGACCATGAACAACAATGTTACAACAGGTATGGTTTATCAGACAGTGATTAAGAAAGAACGAAGAGGCGATTATCTTGGTCATTGCGTCCAAATAATCCCCCACGTTACAGATGAAATTAAACGACGAATTCGAAATGTAGCCAAAAAGTCTAAGGTAGATGTTGTGTTAACTGAGTGCGGCGGCACTGTAGGCGACATAGAAGGCTTACCATTTCTCGAAGCCATAAGGCAGATGCGCCTCGAAGAAGGATATGAAAACACTCTTTACATTCACGTGGCGTTGGTTCCACTACTTGACGTTACAGGAGAGATGAAAACCAAACCGTTACAGCATAGTGTAAACGAACTCCGCCGCATCGGTATACAACCAGATACGATCGTGGCGCGGTCAAGAAGAATGATCGACGCCGAAGCAAGGCGAAAAATCGCTCTTTTCGGAACTATACCCGAAAACGCTGTTTTCTGCTCTTATAACGTTCAATCCATCTACGAGGTTCCGCTGATATTAGATGAGCAAGGGATGGGTGATTTCATACAAGACCGTCTACATATCCCCGAGCAGAAACCTAAATGGAACAAATGGAAAGAATTCGTCAACGCCATTTCGAAACCACGTTATGAAATCAAAATTGTGTTAGTTGGCAAATATGCCGGTTTAGTAGACAGTTATGTAAGCATGAATGAAGCGTTTAGACATGCTGGTGCAGAATTTCAAATCAGCGTATCTGTGGACCATGTAGAAGCAGAGAAGTTCAAGAAACACCCAGAAAAGCTTGTGACTCTCAAAAATTATGATGGCGTATTCGTCCCCTATGGCTTCGGTCCAAGAGGTGCTGAAGGTAAAATCGCTGCCACCCAGTTTGCAAGAGAAAACAACATACCGTTCTTAGGAATATGCTATGGTTTCCAACTGGCAGTGGTGGAATTTGCTAGACATGTATGTGGACTCGATGCAAATAGTACCGAAATCGATTCATCCACGGCTTTCCCTGTGATTGACCTCATGCCAGAGCAGCATGGAGTAGATATAAAGGGGGCCACAATGCGGCTTGGCGCTCACAAAATAATTGTTCACAAAGAAACCTTAGCTTACTCTTTATACCAATCTGAAGAGATTTACGAACGCCACCGCCACAGATACGAGGTCAACCCTGAGCATAGACCAACCTTGGAGAATCATGGCTTAGTCTTTTCAGGCAGAAGTGTTGACGGTAGAAGAATGGAAATCTTGGAACTGCCAGAAAAATTCTTCTTTTTTGCGTCTCAATTTCATGGAGAATTCAAAAGTCGTCCCGCTAAGCCCGATCCAGAATATTATGGATTCGTAAAAGCTTGCTTAGATAAAAAACTTGGAAGAGCTAAAGTAGAGTTTTAAAGTATATTTGAGTATGAGAATAATGGTAGATATAATAATTAGAAGAGCTACTGCCTTTACTCTTCATGTTGGATGCCGTGGTAGATGAACGAAAGACGTAGAATACTGTTTAAAACTGTTCCTCTTCTCGTAATTGGTCTTTTGGCTTTCATCCTTTACTTAACCCTATTCGTCAATATTCCAGAAATGATAGGTGTAATTCAACGCGCGAATATGCTAATTTACTCTTTGGCCGCATTAGTGCTCATCTTGGAAACGTTCTTTTTCACTTTGACTTGGCAATACCTCTTACTGCCTTTGTCAATTAAAATTCCTCTAAAGAAGACTTTTGTGTATGTGTGGATTGGCATGTTTACTGATCTTCTTATTCCAGCGGAATCTGTTAGCGGAGAGATAACTAAAGCCTATTTAATGTCAAAAGAACCAAATGTCAATTCGGGGAAGGTTATTGCCTCTCTTGTCAGTCAACGAATGTTAGGCACAATTTCGACTATTGTCGCCCTCCTCTTAGGGTTTCTGGGGTTACTGTCCCTTAATTATTCTGTGCCAGGTCTAATGCTTCAAATCCTTGTAATTATGACTACCCTAAGTGCAGTTGCTTTTGCATTCTTGGTGATAATTTGTGTCAAGGAGAAATTGACAGAGCGGTTGATTAACGCTGTAATGCGTTTTGTAGAGCGTGTCTCAAGGGGACGTTTTAAACTGGAGCATTTTCAAACTACAATAGTTGACGCGCTAAGAGCTTTTTATAAATCGTTAAGAATTTTTAGTTCGACCCCAGCAAAACTGATTCCGCCAATATTCTTTTATGCCCTAACATGGCTTTCTAGCATTGCAATTGTTTTCCTAGTTTTCGTTTCAATAGGCTACTTGGAGCCAAATATACCAATTCTTTTGCTGAAAATAGTTGTTATATATACTCTTATGATTGCAATAAAATCAATTCCTATAGGTGTCCCCGCTGAGGTAGGACTACCCGACATTATCATGATAACGCTGTTTGTTCTATTTGCCATACCACCAGATACTAGCGCGGCTGCCACTATTCTCATAAGGATTTTAACTGTGTGGTTGAGATTACTCATTGGGTTCGCTGCAGTCCAATGGTTCGGTGTGAAAAGTTTGATGGAAAGTGGAGTATTTGGGAAACCGAAGGACAAGATATGAGATATACGCAGATTTATTGGACATCGTTGCAAGAAGGGGTTCCTGTCGATTAACTAGAGCCTCTTACGGTGCAAACTTGCCAGTTGACAGGGCTAAAAAGTCGTTGATTTTTCTAGCTTCAAGGGGCTTTGTCAAGGAAAAGAGTGTTGACGACTCTAAGATTTATAAGATCACAAAACGCGGCCTAGAGTATTTAGACACTTTCAAGCAAATGCGCAAGCTTTTTGCAGCTCTGGATGAAAAAATCTTGCCTGTGCGGGCACGCATACAAGCAAAACTAATTCTTAGAGAAAATGAGGCAAAAATTGGCGAAGATGTCAACTTAGAAATAGAAATGGTCAATACAGGAGACGCACCGGCCATCTTGGTTAAAGTTGAGGGAATCCTCCCAGCAGGTTTCGAGTTAGTTGCCAAACCAGATTTCTGTGACTTCGAGGACAGAGATCTTGACATGAACGGAAAAAGACTTGACCCACTAATGACCGAAGAAATCAGACTTACCTTAAGGTCTCTTAACAAAGGCACATTTGCAGTAAAGCCAAAAATTGATTACGCAGATGAAACTGGGCACCAAATGTTCTGTGAGCTCGAACCTGTAAAGATTAACATCTTGGAAGCCGGTCTTCCCAGTCGTATTAGAACAGGATATAAAGATCTCGATAACTCTCTTCTCGGTGGGATCCCTGAGAATTTTGCGATTATATTAACTTCAATTTCCTGTGATGAGAGGGACCTGCTGATTAAAAGATTTCTTGAAACAGGAGCAAAAGAAAGGCAAATCACGTTTCACATTACTAGAGAGGCTAGTGGGATAAAAACCCTCGCAGAAGAATTTCGGTCAAACTTCTACCTGTTTATATGCAATCCCCAAGCAGACACAATCATCAAAGACTTACCTAACGTATTCAAATTGAAGGGTGTGGAAAACCTTACTGATATTAACATTGCCTTAACCTCAGCTTTCCGTAAACTCGACGCTTCCCAAAAGGGTCAAAGAAGGGCTTGTATCGAAATCATCTCAGACGTTTTGCTGCGGCATCACGCTGTTCAAACCAGAAGATGGTTAACTGGGCTTATGCCAGAGTTGAGGTCAAAAGGGTTTACCACTCTGGCTGTGATGAATCCTCAGATGCATGCTTCGGAAGAAGTTCAAGCAATTCTAGGTCTGTTTGAAGGAGAGATCAGCATTTACGAGAAGGAAACCAAAAAGGGTCTCAAAAAACACTTACGAATCAAGAAAATGTATAATCAAAGATATCTAGAGCGTGAAATACCTCTGATAAAAGAGAAACTGCAGATATGAAAGGAAAGAAAGCAGCTATGAGGTCTTAACCGCTTAGTTCAGAGTTTATGAACCTACTTTTCCCCGAATAGCGGCATGTTGGGAAAGACCTCAATGCCATTCGGACCTATTGAATATGGTACAAGACTCGGGTTGACCTTGGCTTCTCTCATCTTTTCGACTTGTATCGCTCTCGTTGTAGTCGCTCCTGAAAATAGAGTTTGCATCATGATAACTCCGTGAACCAAGAATTCTTCTTCTAAAGCATTTCGTTCCAAGCTCAAGTGACTTAATTCAGTGGTCACAAGGTTGGTAACTCCCAAATCCGCCAGTGATCCAATCAAATCCACAACTGCGGTCCTTCGCTCCGTAGGATCTGGAAATCGGTATGTGAGTGCTGCCAAAGTGTCCACGGCAACCCTTTTCGCATTAATTACAGAGATTTTTGCTCGCAAATTTTCGACTAGTCTATCAATGGAGAGTTGCTTACCCCGTAAGCTCTTAGACTCCTCTTTGTACAGTTTCTCCTTCAGCATGGCCACTTGCGACATTCGTGTGGCGTCTATGAAGGCGAATCGCCCCTCCTCCTCTGCCTTCTGGAAATTTTTTCCGAATT
The Candidatus Bathyarchaeota archaeon DNA segment above includes these coding regions:
- a CDS encoding 2-oxo acid dehydrogenase subunit E2; this translates as MVTKIVMPRLSLTMKTGSVIQWFKKEGEAVQKGEPVVEVLSEKVTYDVEALAGGVLRKILAEEGIEVPVGATLAFIAAPDEKLPDVEAVAETPQPKLVEKAVAKKQTETAIVRERVLASPAAKRMAREHDVNLTQVQGTGPEGRIVEEDVKRFIEEKTEPMPRIKEIVPLTGIRKTTAERVASSFQTAPHSFIIMDVDMTEAVKLREKTQASYTAILVYAVARALRGQPMVNSTLMEGKIQVYDDINIGIAVSTEKGLVVPVMRNADKKQLAQISSELGKLAEKAREGRMSKEQLTGGTFTVTNLGMYGVNTFLPIINPPEAAILAAGCTMEKPVVANKGITVKPVMTLTLAYDHRIIDGAPASIFLRKVKEIIEMGN
- a CDS encoding zinc-dependent dehydrogenase, giving the protein MKAITYYSLDNILIEDTSIPKIGAQEALVEMKACGVCGSDLMEWYLKTRVPLVLGHEPSGVIAKVGSKVEGFEAGDRVFTHHHVACLTCHYCRRGAYTLCEQFAKTHLDPGGFAEYFKVPAPNLQVDTVKIPHELSFEEATLIEPVGCCIRALNKCGIQASDSAVVVGAGPSGIIFAMLLRIFGASQVIATDFVDYRLKAAKRLGADLTVNPEAESLMDVVKKATDGHGADVVVVTAPNVNAYLAGIELCRKGGTLCIFAPTQPEDFMRLSLNKLFFSEIKLVPSYSTSHIETRIALKLIQTKRIDAKKLITHRFPLSKTAEAFQIAARSKECIKVVVLNER
- a CDS encoding zinc-binding dehydrogenase, yielding MSGEKMKAAMLFGVKDLRVEDVERPKIGAGEVLVKIETATTCGTDLKIFQRGYVEKVITLPTIFGHEWAGNVVEISEGVTWPKEGMRIRAGNSAPCLRCKMCQKGRYNLCEDMLWLWGAYAEYIRVPARTILVNTQEIPPHVTYEEAAITEPLACVLHGAEEAGIKLGDTVAIIGAGPIGLLHLLTAKKLGAERIIISDLLEERLEFARKLGASETINAKTEDTVERVKQLTNGYGANVVVEAIGLPGTWEQALKMVCKGGTVLEFGGCLPGTEIRMSTELLHYGEVTVRGAFHATPIHFKKALNLIASGTLNVKPLITRRMPLEEIREAFWGLATLKADVKIAIIP
- a CDS encoding CTP synthase, which produces MVKYIFITGGVLSSVGKGIVTSSAGKMLQTRGVKVTAIKVDPYVNVDAGTMNPYMHGEVYVTDDGGETDLDLGWYERFLDLNLTMNNNVTTGMVYQTVIKKERRGDYLGHCVQIIPHVTDEIKRRIRNVAKKSKVDVVLTECGGTVGDIEGLPFLEAIRQMRLEEGYENTLYIHVALVPLLDVTGEMKTKPLQHSVNELRRIGIQPDTIVARSRRMIDAEARRKIALFGTIPENAVFCSYNVQSIYEVPLILDEQGMGDFIQDRLHIPEQKPKWNKWKEFVNAISKPRYEIKIVLVGKYAGLVDSYVSMNEAFRHAGAEFQISVSVDHVEAEKFKKHPEKLVTLKNYDGVFVPYGFGPRGAEGKIAATQFARENNIPFLGICYGFQLAVVEFARHVCGLDANSTEIDSSTAFPVIDLMPEQHGVDIKGATMRLGAHKIIVHKETLAYSLYQSEEIYERHRHRYEVNPEHRPTLENHGLVFSGRSVDGRRMEILELPEKFFFFASQFHGEFKSRPAKPDPEYYGFVKACLDKKLGRAKVEF
- a CDS encoding flippase-like domain-containing protein — encoded protein: MNERRRILFKTVPLLVIGLLAFILYLTLFVNIPEMIGVIQRANMLIYSLAALVLILETFFFTLTWQYLLLPLSIKIPLKKTFVYVWIGMFTDLLIPAESVSGEITKAYLMSKEPNVNSGKVIASLVSQRMLGTISTIVALLLGFLGLLSLNYSVPGLMLQILVIMTTLSAVAFAFLVIICVKEKLTERLINAVMRFVERVSRGRFKLEHFQTTIVDALRAFYKSLRIFSSTPAKLIPPIFFYALTWLSSIAIVFLVFVSIGYLEPNIPILLLKIVVIYTLMIAIKSIPIGVPAEVGLPDIIMITLFVLFAIPPDTSAAATILIRILTVWLRLLIGFAAVQWFGVKSLMESGVFGKPKDKI